A genomic region of Friedmanniella luteola contains the following coding sequences:
- a CDS encoding FadR/GntR family transcriptional regulator, whose product MSLDRPPTRRVPRGTLLPGREKRTRTSVTDDAITRIRHMILTGELAPGDKLPPESELAAELGLSRTSLREAVRALTLLGVIDTRQGDASYITSLGPELLLNALGLAMDLQREDTMADLVGVRRVLEPAATALAAARVTADDIAHLRGLIRPGLTEDRAREAVELDWEFHHEIALSSGNELLVALLDGLTAPTVRMRTWRGLTVPGALDRTLAEHEAIVDALEAGDPELARAAATVHVAGVEAWVRALPPGWSARAAEEVRLQSSPVHRTPPEPGPPTLEPR is encoded by the coding sequence GACCCGCACCAGCGTCACCGACGACGCCATCACCCGGATCCGGCACATGATCCTCACCGGCGAGCTGGCCCCCGGCGACAAGCTGCCGCCGGAGTCCGAGCTGGCCGCCGAGCTGGGGCTCTCCCGGACCTCGCTCCGGGAGGCGGTGCGCGCGCTGACGCTGCTGGGGGTGATCGACACCCGGCAGGGCGACGCGAGCTACATCACCAGCCTGGGGCCCGAGCTGCTGCTCAACGCCCTGGGCCTCGCCATGGACCTGCAGCGCGAGGACACGATGGCCGACCTGGTGGGCGTCCGGCGGGTGCTGGAGCCCGCGGCCACCGCGCTGGCGGCCGCCCGCGTGACCGCCGACGACATCGCGCACCTGCGGGGCCTGATCCGACCCGGTCTCACCGAGGACCGCGCCCGTGAGGCCGTGGAGCTCGACTGGGAGTTCCACCACGAGATCGCGCTCTCCTCGGGCAACGAGCTGCTGGTCGCCCTGCTCGACGGGCTCACCGCCCCGACCGTGCGGATGCGCACCTGGCGGGGGCTGACCGTCCCCGGCGCGCTCGACCGGACGCTGGCCGAGCACGAGGCCATCGTCGACGCGCTGGAGGCGGGCGACCCCGAGCTGGCCCGGGCGGCCGCGACCGTCCACGTGGCCGGCGTCGAGGCCTGGGTCCGCGCCCTGCCGCCCGGTTGGAGCGCCCGTGCCGCCGAGGAGGTACGCCTCCAGTCCAGCCCCGTCCACCGCACCCCACCCGAACCCGGTCCCCCCACCCTGGAGCCCCGATGA
- a CDS encoding alpha-L-fucosidase, translating to MDDQQELERVAAVIAAGPFDDTWESLAGYEPPRWFVDGKFGIFIHWGVYAVPAFGNEWYARNMYRQGTPEFEHHRTTYGPHDEFGYKDFVDDLTAADFDPAAWAQLFRQAGAQFVVPVAEHHDGFQMYASDRSRWTAVQRGPKRDVLGELAEATRRQSLVFGASSHRAEHWWFMNGGTHVPSDVLDPETADFYGPAQPQTMQPNDQFLLDWFLRTIELVDRYQPQVLWFDWWIEQPSFEPWLRKVAAYYYNSAARWGRGVVIQYKYAAFRPGTAVFDIERGALDGIHPRVWQNDTSVSRNSWSWIEDHDYKGAPELITELVDVVAKNGVLLLNIGPKPDGTIAETEQELLRSIGVWLGVHGEAVYGTRPWTIAAEGPSEQRSGYFTDSSSPSYTAADLRFTSRDGVEGEFVYATALAWPDDDRLLVRSWGRDAGLLTCEVAAVTVLGHDGDVVWSRDPDGLRVRLPDRRPSAVGATVRAELAPRVPTPRQTGFHL from the coding sequence ATGGACGACCAGCAGGAGCTGGAGCGGGTCGCCGCGGTCATCGCCGCGGGACCCTTCGACGACACCTGGGAGTCGCTCGCCGGCTACGAACCACCCCGCTGGTTCGTCGACGGCAAGTTCGGGATCTTCATCCACTGGGGCGTCTACGCGGTCCCGGCCTTCGGCAACGAGTGGTACGCCCGCAACATGTACCGCCAGGGCACCCCCGAGTTCGAGCACCACCGGACCACCTACGGACCGCACGACGAGTTCGGCTACAAGGACTTCGTCGACGACCTCACCGCCGCCGACTTCGACCCCGCCGCGTGGGCGCAGCTGTTCCGCCAGGCCGGCGCCCAGTTCGTCGTCCCCGTCGCCGAGCACCACGACGGGTTCCAGATGTACGCGTCGGACCGCAGCCGCTGGACCGCCGTGCAGCGGGGGCCGAAGCGCGACGTCCTCGGCGAGCTGGCGGAGGCGACGCGGCGGCAGTCCCTGGTCTTCGGCGCCTCCAGCCACCGGGCGGAGCACTGGTGGTTCATGAACGGCGGGACCCACGTCCCGTCCGACGTGCTCGACCCCGAGACGGCCGACTTCTACGGGCCGGCCCAGCCGCAGACCATGCAGCCCAACGACCAGTTCCTGCTGGACTGGTTCCTGCGCACCATCGAGCTGGTCGACCGCTACCAGCCCCAGGTGCTCTGGTTCGACTGGTGGATCGAGCAGCCGTCCTTCGAACCGTGGCTGCGCAAGGTCGCCGCGTACTACTACAACAGCGCCGCCCGCTGGGGCCGCGGCGTGGTGATCCAGTACAAGTACGCGGCGTTCCGTCCGGGGACGGCGGTGTTCGACATCGAGCGCGGGGCCCTCGACGGGATCCACCCCCGGGTCTGGCAGAACGACACCTCCGTGTCGCGGAACTCCTGGTCCTGGATCGAGGACCACGACTACAAGGGCGCCCCCGAGCTGATCACGGAGCTGGTGGACGTCGTCGCCAAGAACGGCGTGCTGCTGCTGAACATCGGCCCGAAGCCGGACGGCACCATCGCCGAGACCGAGCAGGAGCTGCTGCGCAGCATCGGCGTCTGGCTCGGCGTGCACGGGGAGGCCGTCTACGGCACCCGGCCGTGGACGATCGCCGCCGAAGGGCCGAGCGAGCAGCGCAGCGGCTACTTCACCGACTCCTCCTCCCCCTCCTACACCGCCGCCGACCTCCGCTTCACCTCCCGCGACGGGGTCGAGGGTGAGTTCGTCTACGCGACCGCGCTGGCCTGGCCGGACGACGACCGGCTGCTGGTCCGCAGCTGGGGCCGGGACGCCGGGCTCCTCACCTGCGAGGTGGCCGCGGTCACGGTGCTCGGGCACGACGGCGACGTGGTGTGGTCCCGCGACCCGGACGGCCTCCGCGTGCGGCTGCCCGACCGCCGGCCGAGCGCCGTCGGGGCGACGGTCCGGGCCGAGCTGGCCCCGCGCGTCCCGACCCCGCGGCAGACCGGTTTCCACCTCTGA
- a CDS encoding alpha-L-fucosidase — translation MTTETRPTADRTADPAGTSSIWSDLARPLPAWLPRAKLGIFIHWGAYSVPAWAEPSGALGAVPDEEWFTHNAYAEWYANTIRIPGSPAAEHHHQTYGDAPYDDFLDAWTADRFDPAAWAALFAEAGAQYVVPTTKHHDGIALWDAPGTGTRNTVHRGPRRDLVGDLAAAVRAAGMRFGVYYSGGLDWSTTSFPPHTSGAEVSSLRPNDAAYNCYALLHVRDLVQRYAPDVLWNDINWPDAGKRTGAWSLHELFRDFYAGNPDGVVNDRWGDTHWDYRTSEYEHGTAVEVDTDWEQCRGLGFSFGYNQVEDESVVLSGHQLATLLADVVSRGGRLLLNVGPTAAGEIPALQQQSLRDLGRWTADVGETLRSATRVDPAVARNGDDPWTRWLDTPDGLVALVDRTGTTPLAFDPTAADGAAGAVLTGRATVSATDDGAEVDVAEPGAGPVAVRFPWRRR, via the coding sequence ATGACGACCGAGACCCGGCCCACCGCCGACCGCACCGCCGACCCCGCCGGCACCAGCTCGATCTGGTCCGACCTCGCCCGTCCACTGCCGGCCTGGCTGCCCCGGGCCAAGCTCGGCATCTTCATCCACTGGGGCGCCTACTCCGTCCCCGCCTGGGCCGAGCCCAGCGGCGCCCTCGGGGCCGTGCCGGACGAGGAGTGGTTCACCCACAACGCCTACGCCGAGTGGTACGCCAACACCATCCGCATCCCCGGCAGCCCCGCCGCCGAGCACCACCACCAGACCTACGGCGACGCGCCCTACGACGACTTCCTCGACGCCTGGACCGCCGACCGCTTCGACCCGGCGGCCTGGGCGGCCCTGTTCGCCGAGGCCGGCGCCCAGTACGTCGTCCCCACCACCAAGCACCACGACGGGATCGCGCTGTGGGACGCGCCCGGCACCGGCACCCGCAACACGGTCCACCGGGGACCGCGCCGCGACCTGGTCGGCGACCTCGCCGCCGCCGTCCGGGCGGCCGGGATGCGGTTCGGCGTCTACTACTCCGGTGGGCTGGACTGGAGCACCACCAGCTTCCCGCCGCACACCTCCGGCGCCGAGGTCTCCAGCCTGCGGCCGAACGACGCCGCCTACAACTGCTACGCGCTGCTGCACGTCCGCGACCTGGTGCAGCGCTACGCCCCCGACGTGCTCTGGAACGACATCAACTGGCCGGACGCCGGCAAGCGGACCGGCGCCTGGTCGCTGCACGAGCTGTTCCGCGACTTCTACGCGGGCAACCCCGACGGGGTGGTCAACGACCGCTGGGGGGACACCCACTGGGACTACCGCACCAGCGAGTACGAGCACGGCACCGCGGTCGAGGTGGACACCGACTGGGAGCAGTGCCGCGGCCTCGGGTTCTCCTTCGGCTACAACCAGGTCGAGGACGAGTCGGTGGTCCTCTCGGGCCACCAGCTGGCCACCCTGCTCGCCGACGTGGTCTCCCGCGGCGGGCGGCTGCTGCTGAACGTCGGCCCGACCGCCGCCGGCGAGATCCCGGCCCTCCAGCAGCAGTCGCTGCGCGACCTCGGCCGCTGGACGGCCGACGTCGGGGAGACCCTCCGCTCCGCGACCCGGGTGGATCCGGCCGTCGCCCGCAACGGCGACGACCCGTGGACCCGCTGGCTGGACACCCCCGACGGGCTCGTCGCCCTGGTGGACCGGACCGGGACGACCCCCCTGGCCTTCGACCCCACGGCCGCGGACGGCGCCGCCGGTGCGGTGCTGACCGGCCGGGCCACGGTGAGCGCCACCGACGACGGCGCCGAGGTCGACGTCGCGGAGCCGGGGGCCGGCCCGGTGGCCGTCCGCTTCCCCTGGCGCCGGCGCTGA
- a CDS encoding ANTAR domain-containing protein has product MDLSQIDPSPPAQQAVTSAGRRSTSPEVSSTSHHAPSSTSELRVAAALLDAATRMHDSTDPGAVLDVIACEALRLLTADGVLVLVHAQRGPTPVLHRLQSGADADPAVTDLLCKQLADEHLVERSPVTDLERRRMRRLETSGGDGTRTTPWPSLLVADLDSPRSSRPTRLVWYAADDNAFTSSRELAVLFARHAGLALRAVSERHHLLRAVESRTSTGQATGILMNRYHLTAARAFELLRTFSQDRNIKLRDVAEALNHTGELPS; this is encoded by the coding sequence ATGGATCTGTCGCAGATCGATCCCTCACCACCAGCGCAGCAGGCCGTGACCTCGGCGGGCCGGAGGTCCACCAGCCCCGAGGTCAGCAGCACCAGCCACCACGCGCCGAGCAGCACGTCCGAGCTGCGGGTGGCCGCGGCCCTCCTCGACGCCGCCACCCGCATGCACGACAGCACCGACCCCGGGGCCGTCCTCGACGTCATCGCCTGCGAGGCCCTGCGTCTCCTCACCGCCGACGGGGTGCTGGTCCTCGTCCACGCCCAGCGCGGACCGACGCCCGTCCTCCACCGGCTGCAGTCCGGCGCCGACGCCGACCCGGCCGTCACCGACCTGCTGTGCAAGCAGCTGGCCGACGAACACCTCGTGGAACGGTCACCGGTCACCGACCTCGAGCGACGCCGGATGCGGCGCCTGGAGACCTCCGGTGGCGACGGAACCCGGACCACCCCCTGGCCTTCCCTCCTGGTCGCCGACCTCGACAGCCCGCGCTCCAGCCGACCCACCCGGCTGGTCTGGTACGCCGCGGACGACAACGCCTTCACCAGCTCCCGCGAGCTGGCCGTGCTCTTCGCCCGGCACGCCGGGCTCGCCCTGCGGGCGGTCAGCGAACGGCACCACCTGCTGCGCGCCGTCGAGAGCCGCACCAGCACCGGTCAGGCGACCGGCATCTTGATGAACCGCTACCACCTGACCGCCGCGCGGGCGTTCGAGCTCCTGCGCACCTTCTCCCAGGACCGCAACATCAAGCTCCGTGACGTGGCGGAGGCCCTCAACCACACCGGCGAGCTCCCCAGCTGA
- a CDS encoding GAF and ANTAR domain-containing protein gives MTTEGSGAEQERAVEERGAEEEDLRESLAGLSGLASNRLPLVELLTRVAGLAVQAIPGADGAGLTLLEEGRSDTIVTTADFVAEIDAIQYGIGQGPCIMAAAEARTVISGSLGADVRWRRFGGGVARLGVHSVVSLPLLTPDGVVGAMNVYARSKDVFDERAAALGEMFAAPAAIAVQNAQVLEQTRRLAAQLQATLDTRMVIERAVGIVMSRSGVSEDEALNRLRSLSQHEHAKLLTIAENLIDGAVRRARSQRRP, from the coding sequence ATGACGACCGAGGGCAGCGGCGCGGAGCAGGAGCGTGCCGTCGAGGAACGCGGGGCTGAGGAGGAGGACCTGCGCGAGAGCCTGGCCGGGCTCTCGGGTCTGGCGTCGAACCGGTTGCCGCTCGTGGAGCTGTTGACCCGGGTGGCCGGCTTGGCGGTGCAGGCCATCCCGGGCGCGGACGGCGCAGGTCTGACGCTGCTCGAAGAAGGGCGCAGCGACACGATCGTGACCACCGCGGACTTCGTGGCCGAGATCGACGCGATCCAGTACGGGATCGGGCAGGGGCCGTGCATCATGGCCGCCGCCGAGGCGCGGACGGTGATCTCCGGGTCCCTGGGCGCGGACGTCCGGTGGCGGCGGTTCGGTGGCGGGGTCGCCCGGCTGGGCGTGCACAGCGTGGTGTCGCTGCCGCTGCTCACCCCGGACGGGGTGGTGGGGGCGATGAACGTCTACGCCCGCTCCAAGGACGTGTTCGACGAGCGAGCGGCGGCCCTGGGTGAGATGTTCGCCGCCCCGGCGGCCATCGCGGTGCAGAACGCCCAGGTCCTCGAGCAGACCCGTCGGCTGGCCGCTCAGCTGCAGGCCACCCTCGACACGCGGATGGTGATCGAGCGGGCCGTCGGCATCGTGATGAGCCGCAGCGGCGTGAGCGAGGACGAGGCGCTGAACCGGCTGCGGTCCCTCAGCCAGCACGAGCACGCCAAGCTGCTGACGATCGCGGAGAACCTCATCGACGGGGCGGTCCGCCGGGCCCGGTCCCAGCGCCGGCCCTGA
- a CDS encoding GAF and ANTAR domain-containing protein, whose amino-acid sequence MSDPGQPTTTPAVEGLAGLLLQLGGVVLSAETLETAVALVTRLAAVTIPGTAGAGVTLVDSRGRRTTAASDPLVGEADALQYAFDSGPCLTAWSERVTVRIDRLDSEERWPRWTAAAAELGIRSMVSLPLVADDVSVGAIKVYSREAGAYDARAEAVLGLFAEQAAVLLTNMLTLSDARQLSAQLSGALQRRDLIGQATGVLIGRGAGDRETAFALLVEASQRSDLKVHEVAAQLVASAAAPRLDAPPPPSPSDGGVPDG is encoded by the coding sequence GTGAGCGACCCCGGACAGCCGACGACCACCCCTGCGGTGGAGGGCTTGGCAGGCCTGCTGCTGCAGCTCGGCGGCGTGGTGCTGTCGGCCGAGACCCTGGAGACGGCGGTCGCGCTGGTGACCAGGCTGGCCGCGGTGACGATCCCCGGCACCGCCGGGGCCGGGGTCACCCTGGTCGACAGCCGGGGTCGCCGGACCACCGCGGCCTCGGACCCGCTGGTCGGGGAGGCCGACGCCCTCCAGTACGCGTTCGACTCCGGCCCGTGCCTGACGGCGTGGAGCGAGCGGGTCACGGTCCGCATCGACCGCCTGGACAGCGAGGAGCGGTGGCCCCGGTGGACCGCAGCCGCCGCCGAGCTGGGCATCAGGTCGATGGTCAGCCTGCCGCTGGTGGCCGACGACGTCTCCGTCGGGGCGATCAAGGTCTACTCCCGCGAGGCCGGGGCCTATGACGCACGGGCCGAGGCCGTGCTCGGGCTGTTCGCCGAGCAGGCCGCGGTGCTGCTCACCAACATGTTGACCCTGTCGGACGCCCGGCAGCTCAGCGCGCAGCTCAGCGGTGCGCTCCAGCGCCGTGACCTCATCGGCCAGGCCACGGGCGTCCTGATCGGCCGCGGGGCCGGCGACCGCGAGACGGCGTTCGCCCTGCTCGTGGAGGCGTCGCAGCGTTCCGACCTGAAGGTGCACGAGGTCGCCGCCCAGCTGGTGGCCTCGGCCGCCGCTCCCCGCCTCGACGCCCCGCCCCCGCCGTCCCCGTCCGACGGGGGTGTCCCGGATGGCTGA
- a CDS encoding S8 family serine peptidase — protein MPLRSPAHRPRALRAGATSAVLLALAACGTTPASSPAPSSGTSAPPAASSPTAPTAVPTPADGEQSASPRPAPTVTPTPTATPTPTATPTPTAAGSASPAPAPVTRRKPGWALDRIDQRTRTLDARYTVTHQGQGVTVYVVDGLFDVKNPELGGRASVGLKSGRGCALEDGTDHGLFVAGIIGGRRTGVAQRARLVAVGALNGCEGGSGDETEAQQRARVVRALTWVAKNGRRPGVVNLSLNVDAPAPTVAAAVQAVVDAGLTVVASAGNRGEDACRFPPAGLPSVVTVAASTRQDRDAGLNHGRCVDLFAPGEDVDSVVNEGLDPDRVVTSEGAATSWAAPYVSGAAALYLSAHPEASPAQVERWLVGHATRGALRGNLHGSPNRLLHVRGL, from the coding sequence ATGCCGCTCCGCTCGCCCGCCCACCGACCCCGGGCGCTCCGGGCGGGGGCGACGTCCGCGGTCCTGCTCGCGCTCGCCGCCTGCGGGACCACCCCCGCCTCGTCCCCGGCGCCCTCGTCCGGCACCTCGGCGCCGCCCGCCGCGAGCAGCCCCACGGCGCCGACGGCAGTCCCCACGCCGGCGGACGGGGAGCAGTCGGCGTCACCCCGCCCGGCGCCGACCGTCACGCCGACGCCCACCGCCACCCCGACGCCCACCGCCACCCCGACGCCCACCGCCGCCGGGAGCGCGTCCCCCGCCCCGGCCCCGGTGACCCGGCGCAAGCCCGGGTGGGCGCTGGACCGCATCGACCAGCGCACGCGGACCCTCGACGCCCGCTACACCGTCACCCACCAGGGCCAGGGTGTGACGGTGTACGTGGTGGACGGCCTCTTCGACGTGAAGAACCCCGAGCTGGGCGGCCGGGCGTCGGTCGGGCTGAAGAGCGGGCGCGGCTGCGCGCTGGAGGACGGCACCGACCACGGGCTGTTCGTCGCCGGCATCATCGGCGGCCGCCGGACCGGCGTCGCCCAGCGCGCGCGCCTCGTGGCGGTCGGGGCGCTCAACGGTTGCGAGGGCGGCTCCGGCGACGAGACCGAGGCCCAACAGCGGGCCCGCGTCGTGCGGGCGCTCACCTGGGTCGCGAAGAACGGGCGCCGTCCCGGCGTCGTCAACCTCTCCCTGAACGTGGACGCGCCGGCCCCGACCGTTGCCGCCGCCGTGCAGGCGGTGGTCGACGCCGGGCTCACGGTCGTCGCCTCGGCGGGCAACCGCGGCGAGGACGCCTGCCGCTTCCCGCCGGCCGGTCTGCCCTCGGTCGTGACCGTGGCCGCCTCCACCCGGCAGGACCGCGACGCCGGGCTGAACCACGGCCGCTGCGTCGACCTGTTCGCCCCCGGCGAGGATGTCGACTCGGTCGTGAACGAGGGCCTGGACCCCGACCGGGTCGTGACCAGCGAGGGGGCCGCCACCTCCTGGGCGGCGCCGTACGTGAGCGGTGCGGCGGCCCTCTACCTGTCCGCCCACCCGGAGGCCTCGCCCGCCCAGGTGGAGCGCTGGCTGGTCGGCCACGCCACCCGCGGGGCGCTGCGCGGCAACCTGCACGGCTCGCCGAACCGGCTGCTCCACGTCCGCGGCCTCTGA
- a CDS encoding WhiB family transcriptional regulator, with protein MRPLLTHRDELAGDWRTGASCQNVNPDLFFPPGTAGARWAALEEVRRICQSCPVQQECLHWALRAGVTDGVWGGLTPEERRGPARASRRR; from the coding sequence ATGCGTCCCCTGCTCACCCACCGCGACGAGCTCGCCGGCGACTGGCGCACCGGCGCCTCCTGTCAGAACGTGAACCCCGACCTGTTCTTCCCGCCCGGGACCGCCGGCGCACGCTGGGCGGCGCTGGAGGAGGTCCGACGCATCTGCCAGAGCTGCCCGGTCCAGCAGGAGTGCCTGCACTGGGCCCTCCGCGCCGGCGTGACCGACGGCGTGTGGGGCGGGCTCACCCCCGAGGAGCGCCGCGGGCCCGCCCGCGCCAGCCGACGACGCTGA